In one window of Thalassophryne amazonica chromosome 9, fThaAma1.1, whole genome shotgun sequence DNA:
- the LOC117516799 gene encoding histone H2B 1/2-like, translated as MPEPKVAPKKGAKKAAPKSGSKTGKRRVKRRKESYAIYVYKVLKQVHPDTGISSKAMSIMNSFVNDIFERIASEASRLAHYNKRSTISSREIQTAVRLLLPGELAKHAVSEGTKAVTKYTSSK; from the coding sequence ATGCCAGAACCTAAAGTTGCACCGAAGAAAGGAGCCAAGAAAGCGGCGCCGAAGAGCGGCTCTAAAACCGGCAAGAGGAGGGTGAAGCGGAGGAAGGAGAGTTATGCCATCTACGTGTACAAGGTGTTGAAGCAGGTCCACCCCGACACCGGGATCTCCTCCAAGGCCATGAGCATCATGAATTCGTTCGTCAACGACATTTTCGAGCGCATCGCCAGTGAGGCATCTCGTCTGGCTCACTACAACAAGCGGTCTACCATCAGCTCCAGAGAGATTCAGACCGCCGTCCGCCTGCTGCTGCCCGGTGAGCTGGCCAAGCACGCCGTGTCCGAGGGCACCAAGGCCGTGACCAAGTACACCAGCTCGAAGTGA